A genomic window from Hyla sarda isolate aHylSar1 chromosome 8, aHylSar1.hap1, whole genome shotgun sequence includes:
- the LOC130284800 gene encoding melanin-concentrating hormone receptor 1-like isoform X3 yields the protein MNSHNRKSSLRTGNHVFSRRQDHNSIVLPVIFGIICLVGTIGNCIVIYTITKKPKGNHNIADIFIVSLSVTDLLFLLGMPFLIHQLLGNGVWHFGATMCTIITALDANSQFASTYILTAMSVDRYLATVHPIRSSYVRTTCAAAMVILLLCFCSLITIIPVFMYTQLIELPDGNAGCGIILPNLSIDIYWYTLYQFFLAFVIPLLIICVVYIKIQKHISCVVVPLPQRNFRVRSKKITRTSVTICSAFFICWAPYYILQLVHLKVEHPTVMFLYAYNVAISLGYANSCINPFIYIVLSDTFKRHLIKAVCPGQQQRRGERHATSEVSPSVRICSVPTQETSLSMMYSNKIDNYISLSVSVP from the exons ATGAATTCACATAATAGAAAAAGCAGCTTGAGGACTGGAAACCATG TGTTCAGCAGAAGACAGGACCATAACAGTATCGTCCTTCCGGTGATATTTGGAATTATATGTTTGGTGGGCACCATTGGGAACTGCATTGTCATCTACACCATCACCAAGAAGCCAAAGGGAAACCACAACATTGCTGACATCTTCATTGTAAGCCTGTCGGTGACTGACCTTCTCTTCTTACTTGGAATGCCTTTCTTGATCCACCAGTTACTGGGCAACGGTGTCTGGCATTTCGGGGCTACCATGTGTACTATCATCACTGCATTGGATGCCAACAGCCAGTTTGCCAGTACGTATATCCTCACCGCCATGTCAGTTGATCGCTACCTTGCCACAGTCCACCCCATCCGCTCTTCGTATGTGAGGACAACCTGTGCGGCGGCCATGGTGATCCTGCTGTTGTGTTTCTGTTCTTTGATCACCATCATCCCTGTCTTCATGTACACCCAACTCATCGAGCTTCCAGATGGCAATGCCGGCTGTGGCATCATCCTGCCCAACTTGTCCATTGATATCTATTGGTACACGCTTTATCAGTTCTTCTTGGCTTTCGTCATCCCGCTACTCATCATCTGCGTGGTCTACATCAAGATCCAGAAGCACATCTCCTGTGTGGTGGTCCCTCTCCCCCAAAGGAATTTTCGGGTTCGATCCAAGAAGATCACAAGGACGTCTGTGACTATCTGTTCTGCTTTCTTCATATGTTGGGCTCCATATTATATCCTACAGCTGGTTCACCTCAAGGTAGAACATCCCACCGTCATGTTTCTGTACGCTTACAACGTAGCCATTAGCCTTGGCTACGCGAACAGCTGTATTAACCCCTTTATATACATTGTCTTGAGTGACACCTTCAAAAGGCATCTGATTAAAGCTGTGTGCCCGGGGCAGCAGCAGAGGAGAGGTGAGCGCCATGCCACCAGCGAGGTCAGCCCGTCTGTCCGGATATGCTCCGTACCAACTCAAGAGACCTCCTTAAGCATGATGTACTCCAACAAGATAGACAATTACATTTCTCTATCTGTTTCCGTTCCGTGA
- the LOC130284800 gene encoding melanin-concentrating hormone receptor 1-like isoform X1, with amino-acid sequence MGSRKMAELENSVPLRLWIYNDSNLTGTGTPSAVFSRRQDHNSIVLPVIFGIICLVGTIGNCIVIYTITKKPKGNHNIADIFIVSLSVTDLLFLLGMPFLIHQLLGNGVWHFGATMCTIITALDANSQFASTYILTAMSVDRYLATVHPIRSSYVRTTCAAAMVILLLCFCSLITIIPVFMYTQLIELPDGNAGCGIILPNLSIDIYWYTLYQFFLAFVIPLLIICVVYIKIQKHISCVVVPLPQRNFRVRSKKITRTSVTICSAFFICWAPYYILQLVHLKVEHPTVMFLYAYNVAISLGYANSCINPFIYIVLSDTFKRHLIKAVCPGQQQRRGERHATSEVSPSVRICSVPTQETSLSMMYSNKIDNYISLSVSVP; translated from the exons GGCTCCAGAAAGATGGCGGAGCTGGAAAATTCGGTCCCCTTGAGGCTGTGGATCTACAATGACTCCAACTTGACTGGCACTGGGACGCCATCTGCAG TGTTCAGCAGAAGACAGGACCATAACAGTATCGTCCTTCCGGTGATATTTGGAATTATATGTTTGGTGGGCACCATTGGGAACTGCATTGTCATCTACACCATCACCAAGAAGCCAAAGGGAAACCACAACATTGCTGACATCTTCATTGTAAGCCTGTCGGTGACTGACCTTCTCTTCTTACTTGGAATGCCTTTCTTGATCCACCAGTTACTGGGCAACGGTGTCTGGCATTTCGGGGCTACCATGTGTACTATCATCACTGCATTGGATGCCAACAGCCAGTTTGCCAGTACGTATATCCTCACCGCCATGTCAGTTGATCGCTACCTTGCCACAGTCCACCCCATCCGCTCTTCGTATGTGAGGACAACCTGTGCGGCGGCCATGGTGATCCTGCTGTTGTGTTTCTGTTCTTTGATCACCATCATCCCTGTCTTCATGTACACCCAACTCATCGAGCTTCCAGATGGCAATGCCGGCTGTGGCATCATCCTGCCCAACTTGTCCATTGATATCTATTGGTACACGCTTTATCAGTTCTTCTTGGCTTTCGTCATCCCGCTACTCATCATCTGCGTGGTCTACATCAAGATCCAGAAGCACATCTCCTGTGTGGTGGTCCCTCTCCCCCAAAGGAATTTTCGGGTTCGATCCAAGAAGATCACAAGGACGTCTGTGACTATCTGTTCTGCTTTCTTCATATGTTGGGCTCCATATTATATCCTACAGCTGGTTCACCTCAAGGTAGAACATCCCACCGTCATGTTTCTGTACGCTTACAACGTAGCCATTAGCCTTGGCTACGCGAACAGCTGTATTAACCCCTTTATATACATTGTCTTGAGTGACACCTTCAAAAGGCATCTGATTAAAGCTGTGTGCCCGGGGCAGCAGCAGAGGAGAGGTGAGCGCCATGCCACCAGCGAGGTCAGCCCGTCTGTCCGGATATGCTCCGTACCAACTCAAGAGACCTCCTTAAGCATGATGTACTCCAACAAGATAGACAATTACATTTCTCTATCTGTTTCCGTTCCGTGA
- the LOC130284800 gene encoding melanin-concentrating hormone receptor 1-like isoform X2: MAELENSVPLRLWIYNDSNLTGTGTPSAVFSRRQDHNSIVLPVIFGIICLVGTIGNCIVIYTITKKPKGNHNIADIFIVSLSVTDLLFLLGMPFLIHQLLGNGVWHFGATMCTIITALDANSQFASTYILTAMSVDRYLATVHPIRSSYVRTTCAAAMVILLLCFCSLITIIPVFMYTQLIELPDGNAGCGIILPNLSIDIYWYTLYQFFLAFVIPLLIICVVYIKIQKHISCVVVPLPQRNFRVRSKKITRTSVTICSAFFICWAPYYILQLVHLKVEHPTVMFLYAYNVAISLGYANSCINPFIYIVLSDTFKRHLIKAVCPGQQQRRGERHATSEVSPSVRICSVPTQETSLSMMYSNKIDNYISLSVSVP; the protein is encoded by the exons ATGGCGGAGCTGGAAAATTCGGTCCCCTTGAGGCTGTGGATCTACAATGACTCCAACTTGACTGGCACTGGGACGCCATCTGCAG TGTTCAGCAGAAGACAGGACCATAACAGTATCGTCCTTCCGGTGATATTTGGAATTATATGTTTGGTGGGCACCATTGGGAACTGCATTGTCATCTACACCATCACCAAGAAGCCAAAGGGAAACCACAACATTGCTGACATCTTCATTGTAAGCCTGTCGGTGACTGACCTTCTCTTCTTACTTGGAATGCCTTTCTTGATCCACCAGTTACTGGGCAACGGTGTCTGGCATTTCGGGGCTACCATGTGTACTATCATCACTGCATTGGATGCCAACAGCCAGTTTGCCAGTACGTATATCCTCACCGCCATGTCAGTTGATCGCTACCTTGCCACAGTCCACCCCATCCGCTCTTCGTATGTGAGGACAACCTGTGCGGCGGCCATGGTGATCCTGCTGTTGTGTTTCTGTTCTTTGATCACCATCATCCCTGTCTTCATGTACACCCAACTCATCGAGCTTCCAGATGGCAATGCCGGCTGTGGCATCATCCTGCCCAACTTGTCCATTGATATCTATTGGTACACGCTTTATCAGTTCTTCTTGGCTTTCGTCATCCCGCTACTCATCATCTGCGTGGTCTACATCAAGATCCAGAAGCACATCTCCTGTGTGGTGGTCCCTCTCCCCCAAAGGAATTTTCGGGTTCGATCCAAGAAGATCACAAGGACGTCTGTGACTATCTGTTCTGCTTTCTTCATATGTTGGGCTCCATATTATATCCTACAGCTGGTTCACCTCAAGGTAGAACATCCCACCGTCATGTTTCTGTACGCTTACAACGTAGCCATTAGCCTTGGCTACGCGAACAGCTGTATTAACCCCTTTATATACATTGTCTTGAGTGACACCTTCAAAAGGCATCTGATTAAAGCTGTGTGCCCGGGGCAGCAGCAGAGGAGAGGTGAGCGCCATGCCACCAGCGAGGTCAGCCCGTCTGTCCGGATATGCTCCGTACCAACTCAAGAGACCTCCTTAAGCATGATGTACTCCAACAAGATAGACAATTACATTTCTCTATCTGTTTCCGTTCCGTGA